ctgtgaaacaataaatttgggcctcaagagaggaaacaagaagtgaagattgggacttctatttcgagAGTACCGgacatagtttgatcactttactcatgaGTACAAAGAcgtttcgcatggtcataccaggacatgccgggctagatgaagatttagtggtccataagctcccattaaagccgaatgcaagcccatccagcaaAAAATTAAGACGAATGAGACCGAAATCTTGTTGAAaataaagaggaagtcaagaagcaatttgatctcggcttcctacaagcctcaaatatccgaatgggtggctaacatagttccGGTACCAAAGTaggatggcaaagtacgaatgtgtgtggattaccgtgacctgaattgagcaagcccaaaagataactttcccttgccacatattgacacgttggtggacaacacagcaaaacattcattgttttctttcatggatggattctcgggatataatcagatcaagatggcccctgaggatatggagaaaactaccttcataacaatgtggggaacgttctgctacaaggtgatgccattcgggctaaAGAATGccggggcaacatatcagagggttatggtaacgttattccatgacatgatgcataaagaaatagaggtctacgtcgatgatatgattgctaaatcccgaggggaagaagagcatgtagtgaacctcaagaagttgttcgaaaggctgagaaagtttcagctaaagcttaatccagccaaatgtacatttggggctacctcgggaaagttgctaggcttcattgtcagtgaaagaggtatcaagTTGACccggataaaataaaagccatccaagaattaccacctcgcgcatgcaaaaggaagttagaggattttaggagattaaactacatcgcctgatttatcgctcaacttaccaaccaatgcgacccaatctttcaaCTTCTTGAAAACATAACCGGAGAATGGAGCGAGGAATgccggtggcctttgataagataaaacaatatttgtctagtcctccggtgctagtaccgccaactcctggaagaccattgatattgtatttgactgtgttcgaaagttcaatgggttgcatactggggcaacacgacgagtcaggaaagaaagaaaaagtgatctactacctcagcaaaaagttcactgaatatgaggcaaaatattcgtccattgagaaatattgttgcgctctagTTTGGGTAGCtaggagactcagacaatatatgttgtatcacacgacatggctaatttcaaagctggacccaataaaatacatgatggaatcgccggcactatcaggaagaatggcgcgatggcagatcctcctttcggaatatgacattgcctatgtaagtcagaagtcgataaaagggagcataatagctgacttcttagcaactcgaacgacggAGGAACATGagtctttaagattcgatttcccagacgaagacttaatgtgtatcacagaaatagaatccgagtcatcaaaggagaagtcatggaagatgtgctttgatggtgcgtcaaatgctctagggcatgggattggagtaATCCTGGtgtcaccagacgggaatcattatccgttcacggcaagactgaacttcttctgtaccaataatatcgcagaatatgaggcctgtatcatggggcttcgtgcagctatcgagcgaaacatcgagatcttggaggtgtacggggactcagccctagtgatttaccaaatccgtggagagtgggaagtgagagactcaaaattgattaagtacagcgatttagtggttggattgatcaaggaattcaaagaaataacttttcattacttcccacgagaagagaaccaatggTGATGCcacgccactttggcttcaatgttcaaagcaagtaaggaagcgaaataatgccctcaaaatgagcatatcgaggtccctgcacactgttgtagcattgagaaagaggcagacggacggccatggttccatgatatcttagaatatatcaagaaccaaagctatcccgaacaagcgaatgagaacgacaaaagaacaatcagaagaatggcagcgggatttgttcttgatggggatatcctgtataaaagaggaaaagatcaagtacttttgagatgcgtggatgatgtcgaagcgaaaagatacttgaagatgcccatgaaggaatcatgggacacatgccaatggtttcagatatggcggaaagattatgagacttcggttactcttggttgacgatggaaagcgatcgtATTAGTTTTGcgaaaaatgccacaaatgtcaaatctatggcgataaaattcatgtagccccttcgccccttcacgtcatgacttctccgtggcctttttctatgtgggcatggatgttatagggccaatttctccaaaagcatccaatggacatcgattcattttgtggttatcgattacttcacaaaatggatagaagcgcttcgtttgccaatgtgacgaggatgcggtttgcaagtttttgaaaaggaaatcatttgccggtatggtttgcctgaaagaatcatttcagataatgccacgaatctgaacaataaaatgatgaaagaagtgtgcgagcagttccaaataaagcatcataattcctcgccctatcgcccaaagatgaacagaACATTGAAGcgactaacaagaacattaagaggatcattgggaaaatggtgagacatataaagattggcacggaaacttccatttgctttgtttgcatatcgcacatctgtcatGAACATCTACtaagcaactcctttctctctagtctatggaatggaagtcgtgctacctatcgaggtcgagatcCCTTTCTGCAGTattgatggaatcaaagttagaagaagcggaatgggttcgagctcgatatgatcgaTTGAACCTCATTGAATAAAAAGcgtctaagggcaatttgtcacgggcaaatgtaccaaaagagaataaTCGCACCCataacaagaaggtacgaccaagagaattccatgaaggagaactcgtctttgagaaagattctcccaatacaaaaagactgcgaggaaaatgggcaccaaattgggaaggaccgtGACGTTGTAAAAAGGCATTCTCAAAgtgagctttgatccttaccgagatggatgggaaggagctaCGAATCCATAAACTCGGATGCaaagtgaagaaatattatgcttgagatgaaaaccgaaaagggcatctaaaaaaaaaaaaaaggatcgagcgaaaacccgaaaagggcgctttggttaaacataaaagattaggatgaaaacccaagagggcattctaatgaagccAATGTTTGGCTTACAAGGCAAGGCGTTTTAAACTGTACgacaaacagtgagactacagtatttgaagcatctttgaaagctcgaaatcttctacgcaaggagccagactctaaaagattcttgattgaagaacgtgaagagttcatgtgtcgaatatctaaagcatttgtatccgttgaatacgatctcTTCTTGGCACATTTGTACTAttattggttaactttctttgtttgccacatttgaaataaaagagtatgagatatcctttttgtccctacctgaccattttcatgcatctcattatgtgttcatttaatgataaatagtgaaatgacatactctaaacaaaagaaatgataaGCATTACctagatgaaaatttgataaagagCCTCAAAGCGATAACAAAGTTCAACAAGGGGCAAAAGAGCGTTacctgagaaacgtcgattacttgtgaagcttgaagacgggtacatggcgtaaagagaaagtcaagagccgaAGTAATCACAAGAATCGTGACGaaaaggacatacgacaaacatgcttaaggaacaCTGCATAAttatgtaggcataaaggcatttaagacaaacatgtgcatatcatgataacatcatgcatggcatatacaggtactctaGCAGAGCAAGAAATCTGGAACGAGAGTcgcattgaatcaaatgaaaagacatttgagttctaccaaatgacaggttttgatatttttgattttcaatttcatccttagggcacgcgaggtattttcaatttcgcttttaattcatgttttccaagaaaatcagctcatattgcgagaggtgagttgagcctcaagacacgttgaggtaatttcaatttatgtttcaaaatcaactcatattgagaagtgagttgagcctcgaggcacgcttaaggtattttcaatttacgctttttaattcatgttttccaagaaaatcagctcacattgcgagaggtgagttgagcctcaagacatgttgaggtaatttcaatttatgtttcaaaatcaactcatattgcgagaagtgagttgaacctcgAAACACtgccgaggtaatttcaattcctattaaatctataatcaactcatattgcgagaagtgagttgagccttgcagcacgctaaggtattttcaaattctatcttcaaaagtcaattcatattgcgagagagtcaattcatattgcgagaaatgagttgaacaCAAGATCACACGCCAAGCAAAgactaaagattgaagctgatggaAAACACCAGATTTGGATACCTTGAAGTGCGGTGAAGTAGGTCAAAGTTGCAAGCCCGGtcttcttgaagttgcagtagagctgatcgaggatatcagatcttgcctcgctagagttacagaagagaagatcACGAATCTCATCTAACTGAAGTGATaaaagagcagatcgaagacacaaatctcatatcctggaagttacattggagtagattgaagttacAAGGCATATGTCAGAAGatacagtggattgaaccaaagctacaagatacaGCGGACTGGAGGGAGATTATCACCCATGAAATCAAGACCCAGCAAGaccaggcaaaattggcctttcatttagtctttgctctattcccattacacgacaatgagcaaagaggggcagctgtactaGGCCAATTTCAGCCCAATCCCATTTACAATTTAAAACCCCTAACCCAATAAGCCCACTAAGCCTAAACAACTAAACCTGAAGCCCAACTACCCCAGCCCAATAATCCCACTCAGCACTCAGAAACCCTAATCCCACTTGCGCCGCACGCCCCTCTGACATTAGCCCATGCCCTGGCGCCGCAGCTCCCCATGCCACCATGTCGGCCACCACGCACTCCACCATCTGCCATGCCCTGCAAGAAACGCACGAAAAGACAAGAATAATAGATTAATAGTTGCAAATGGTTATAAAAACCAGAGAAAAATACTTTGTAAAGGGTTGTTGGATTCTCATCAATACAAGAACAGATTCTAATATATACAAACAGATtgaaatataaagaaaaatacgAAAATTGTAACAATCCAGCAGCCAGAATACAGGCATCAAGTGTTATAAGGTGATTTtcctttctatttttttatttttcttttgtaaaCCTTTTTTTTCATCTATATATATTATAAACAAAAAACACATAAgcataatatataaaacaataaaagaaaaaaaaaaagcagaaaTTTTTACCTTTTAAACCACGTGCATGGTGGTGCAGCAACAGCAACTCGTGCGGCCGTCCGATGGACAAGGCCAGTGGCGGAGCTCCTCCTCCCCTCTCTTCTTTCCCcgctctttcttttctctccctcctcttcctttttttttttctttcttctgttccaaatgaaaaaaataaaattttttaacttatataggggaccaaaacggtgcgctTTGGTCCCCCCCCATTTAGCTTGAAACGGCACCGTTTAAGCCCCTggatcgggtcgacccgaccctatccactcaggatccgcgtgttttttaagtGAAGGGGCTAATTGCGCTTTCAGCCCCTCCGCTTTCTTATGATTTTATAATcaggtttttaatattttaatttggccccagaGTTTTGCCCGTTCATCAGTTTAGTCCCTCGGTGCTGCGTTGCGTTTTGGGTAATAGAGAATATTGCGCTTTTGGTCCCCCTTGTTTTCACGCGTGTTCATTTTGGTCCTTTATGTCTTTATCTCTTTTTAAATTCGCCCTGAAATTCTGTTCTTATtccgatttaatccttttttcgtTTATTTTCCTCTTTTACATATTACTAATATTGTCACTATTATTTttgttaatatattaattattttttagtattattattactaatgatTGTCATTTCTAGTTTTTAGCATTATTATCAATATTAATATATggatattatatatgtatatattcatacatttatatggtactattttaattactttattttaatattattgttatatcatatttgttttatatatttcattattatttttaatattattattaacattatcGATGTTATTTATTCCTAATATGTACATTATGTAAatgtcttaatattatattacatGTATTttctttattatgtatataagttttttatattatattttatacattttaatattattagttatatttctTATATACTATTACATGTATACTTCTAATATTATATTGCATATTTCTAATatcatcatttatatatatatatatatgtgtacttGGTATACGTATAGTGTACAAAATAgctttcctattattattatcatttctaagggTACATACGCAGATATATATGTTCTTTATAAGTTATATATctatttttcaataatattactTGTTATGTATATTTTCATACATTTCCATATACATATTTTCAATACTATCGTAAATACTCTTATtcctattattatgtatatactttaacATTAATAGATATACATTTTGTCACTTCATGTATAGttcaaataatatatatgatatcTTTCTAACGTTATCATTGcttatatatatgtgttttgaCGTACatgttcttaatgtttttatgtatgtatattcatTATTTTCTCGTGCTTAATGCTATAATTACATTTAATCTTGTATGCATTGTTAGTATTGTCCTTTAATATCATTGTAATAtttgttatttgttttaaatatgtttataGTTCTTccatttattttgtttatttcatatCAGCTTGCTTCACATTATCTCGAAAAATTATCCATgtttttctcatttacttcaaTAATTAAGGTAATATATCGAATTAACACTAAGTCATCGacttcatcgctatgttgggtgaacgtcaatcgactcgtgttaaaacggtatacccttctcaaaaaaatcaaaatggaAAACTTCTCGTTTTTTTATCGAGTCACGATTAAATattactttgaactcatatttttgaaaatcaagacaacacttgtttatgagatgccaatttttgggcgtcgcgagggtgctaataccttcctcgcgcgtaaccgactcccgaaccctaattttttttttctctggcttttaacgtagaccttaactctgcctttttctcattttaaaaaaaggaaatataataggtgtccgatcacacgtagaaaaaggatcggtggcgactcccggtttattttaaatcaaattttaatttccaagtttttaatcgccacaattagcgaccaaagcTAAAgctaatttttacgtcgctacagttgcataactcaaaaattaacaaattacatcttataacaaaatttttaaaaaaattggccGATTGAGTCTTTGCTCAATTGACATCGGTATTATTGTCGGTGTAAGAGAGCGTAGGTTTGAATGCACTAAAGTTCATTATTTTCCTATTAAAGGATTAGAGAGAAACTTTTAACACTTTTAAATATTGTATCAAAAAgagtaaatatataaaaaaactatttTTTCCAACAAATGAAAATCTTAAGAATTTCGTCGCTAAAAGCATTTTCGGGTGTTCGTAAGTAATGTAAGTTCAAAACTAATACTTGGTTTTCAAGTAATGCCCATCAATTCAATGACGCCGTCGCTAGTAATAGTAGATTGTTTGACCCGACTTTTCTTTAGGCAAACTACAGAAGATTGttattaaattcaattaattgtttttttttccttttcataaaaaaaatcagTTCTATTTTTCGTTTCCAATTTCGTCAGTAAAATAACTAATAAGCAATGACGAAACGTTAGAAATAAATTATGTTTGGCCCTTCATTACATCATATTCCAACCTACGTTTTAACTATCTTGACTCTACCAAGTTAGTGGAAAATTATATCTgaatttataatttcatctaGAAATGATTTTTCTTGTTtaatttaagtaaataaaactataaaaattattatcttAAACTTGTATAGAACAGTGGTTGAAACTGTTATTAAACATCCGTCCAATATGGATTCAAATTCTGTCACTAATTCCCAACCCTAATATAAAAATTAGATGAATCAATGGTGGAGTGACAAAGGACTTATATTTAAATCTTTAGCTTAcactaatttcaaattttatccttGTACAATCctttataaatatacataagaatCGAGCATCAATTTTTCTATAGATTTGAATTTCTCATTAGAATTTCAAAGTAAATACATAAATACACTAAACTAGTATGAATAAACCTTTTCAAAGGTTAGATTTCTTTTTCTCAGTTAATGTGCATAATTGAAACTAAAAAATTAATGGGAAAAATCTGACCATCTTACtagtcaaaataataaaatatccaaataaataaagaataaaaacatCCGTCATTCAACCTAACTCTTAATAACTATCAAACATATATCACTACAAAACTTTAAATAGCTCTAATCTTCTCACCTCAACGTTAGCCAAAGCTACAATCATATTATTACTTTGCGTCTTAACCACTGAGAATGTAGCATTGATTAGCTGGTTAATACTCTTCTCAACATAAAAAAGAATGTTCCGCAACAACCACGGTCTAACATTCCTATTCAACAACCACTTCAAAACCACACCAGAACTAAATTCAATAATAAGAGGAGTTTTCATATGTCATCCCATTCCAATATATATATCCAAAACAATTTTAATAGCCCATACCGACTCGCTGTTATCAGCCCCGACAATAACGATTGAGCCACCCCATCCTCGTCTCCAGATTATTAAGAACTAAGAAAAAATAAGTAAGAaaactaaactaaaataaaagGTGTGACAATAGACTtgatatacataaaaataaattactaaaaCAAGGGACACAAATGACATTCTAGAAGGTCAACTATAAAAGTCAAAACTTCCGTCTCTGTAATTCTATCAAATCAACTTATAATATCAGTCGAATTTTTAgactttataaatattttataggtataataaaatattaaaaataccaattttttaaaacttgaaaaaaaGTATAATATATATCCATTTTACTTCAATTGAAATCAAATACCCAAAACTTCCATTTTCACAGCATACCCCAAACCAACAACCCAAAAAAACTATGAAGAGAAGCTTTGCTAGTGAAATGGAGAACAATTTAGCTTTAGCAAATTGTTTGATGCTCCTTTCACAAGGAAGAAACCAATATGATCATACCATCTTTAACGATAGCAACAACAATAACCCTACTAGGGTTTTCGAGTGCAAAACATGTAACCGACAGTTCGCTTCGTTCCAAGCTCTAGGTGGTCATCGAGCGAGCCACAAGAAACCAAAGTTGCTTGATGGCAGTTCAACGGAGAACCAACCACCGGCGAAGCCTAAGACGCACGAGTGTTCGATCTGCGGGCTCGAGTTCTCGATCGGACAAGCCTTGGGAGGACATATGAGGAGGCATAGGGGTGGTTTGAGTGAAAACCACCATCAATATGGACCTTTGAGTTCGTCTTCCTCGTCTCAAGAGATGGTGACGACACCAATTGTGAAGAAATCGAATAGCAGAAGGGTTTTGTGCTTGGATTTGAACTTGACTCCATTGGAAAATGACTGGGAATTGTTTAAGCTTGGCAAAGCAGCTCTACCAATAGATTGTTTCTTCTAACTCTTCCTTTCAGAATTTCAAGATATGATATTCAACAGAAGGCAATCGAGCTACACAGATATAAATGGCAAGCCTTTGTCTCTAAATGATCAACTTGCCCTTGCTCTTAGAAGGCTTAGCTCTGGTAGCTAATAGGGAATGCAAGTTTTCCCCCTATTCCCATGGCTTTTTACTCCTTATCAAGGGGAAGTCCTATCAGATGTTCAAATCGAGTTCAATAAACGACATGCTGGAACCAGAATGGTAGCCGAGATGGCTCTTGCAAGGCTCAAGAAGACGTGGAGAACAATGCATGGGGTAGTGTGGATGCCCGATAGGAACAGATTGCCGAAATTGTTCTTTGCTGCTCGTTGCACAATATTAAGAATTTTTGTCActaataaaatgcatatattattAACCAATTAGATGTCTGCCATAGTATTTGTTCTTGTAAGTTACTGGAAATAAAAACTCggtataatccttgttgagtcagGCTCAATCTATGGAGTAAGTTGAGTTTTTGAAAGTTTGAGTTTCTCAATGCTCAGTTCGAGCAGCTATTGAGCTTAatcgtttattttcatttttaatacatgttttattatttttattagtatttaaTTGAAGTCAAAGTTAAAAAACAGAATAATTTAAAAAATGTCAAACtgtaaatttaaaagaatttaatctattttatgaTTCATGTTCAAAATTTGTAACTatcatttttaataatatttcgtGATTATTCTTATGAGTTCGTGGCTTAACTTCTTAAAGGCTTAGCTCTGGCAATTAATAtgaaatatttatatatgtttaaaatttgattcattcTATGATTCATGTTTAAAGTTTCTGACTATCATTTCTAATAATTTTGTCTTCTTTAAACTTTCACCTCTCCATAAAATGAAAAAACAAcattttaagtaaaaatatttgACACTTCTTTTTCTGTATTTGAAATTATAGGAATTGAAATttgattattaaaatttaaagtcaTGCCACTCTACCAAAAAATTGTATGGTTGATAACAGATTTGACACTTCACTTAAGATCATTATCAACCATTCATCCAAAATTCAACCACACAAAATGAAATGTTCTTATATGTATAAAGTCTATAGAAATTTATTACAttcccaaattttgaaaattgaaaggaataaaataacatttagtttctaaatttaataatttttaatttagtttctaaatttattttattcatataattataCTAGTCAtgtaatttagtaatttttttagGTTAGTCTCAAATTTATCAACTTTTCTCAATTTTGGTTCATGTGAAGACGCGTCACTTGAATTTTATGCCACCTCATCTCATAAAATGttatatattttttctaaaaaagCTAGGTGAATGGTGATAAATGTGACATAATCTTAGAGTATTATATCATCACAATGATCAAGATTGGAAAAAAATACCAAATTCAAAGATTAATATGGACAAAAAAATTGaagttaaattgaaaaaattaccaaattcaaaaactaacatatcccaatttaaaattttctgattctaaatttgaaaatttgtatataaatatattgTACTTAACatcaatataatataaattatcaaaaaatataatatttttatcaattattAAAAATATCACCATAGCTAGTTAAAAAGGCCTATGCAAAGTAGGAAGAAAATGGAGAAGAAATTGTCAGTTGAGTCTTAGTTCAATTGACATGAATATTTAGTTTAATTAACATGAATATTGTTATCAATGTAGGAGAACGTTGAGTGTGCTGAAGCGTATCATCTTCTTTTTTATGGGTTGGGGAGAGACTATAAATTGTTCTAGATCTTAtgtcaaaataataaatataatcagaacctataataaaaaaaaataccgTGCGAATTTGAGTAGGGAAAGAGCTTAGCACGAAATTTCAGATTTCAAGAGTCAATATTTTATAGTCATCaaaatcacaagagtttgaagttttTTTGGTGAAATCGCTAGCAATTGGCATCCttggaaaaaaaaaacccaattaaTTAATTTGAAAGCTACTGATCTATTAATAATGTCATAATCAAAGTCACCACTCAACATTTTCCCACTTTCTTTTCATCAACAGTTTAAAGATACCGTCATTAGCACATAATTCTCTTtcacattttataatttaatctaagttttaaattgatttatttttaattgaattaagtCTTTATATTAGCTTAAAGGTATTACttgaaacatatttaaaattcatgattaaatt
The Gossypium arboreum isolate Shixiya-1 chromosome 10, ASM2569848v2, whole genome shotgun sequence genome window above contains:
- the LOC108452460 gene encoding zinc finger protein ZAT12-like, producing the protein MKRSFASEMENNLALANCLMLLSQGRNQYDHTIFNDSNNNNPTRVFECKTCNRQFASFQALGGHRASHKKPKLLDGSSTENQPPAKPKTHECSICGLEFSIGQALGGHMRRHRGGLSENHHQYGPLSSSSSSQEMVTTPIVKKSNSRRVLCLDLNLTPLENDWELFKLGKAALPIDCFF